The Sagittula sp. P11 genome window below encodes:
- the urtB gene encoding urea ABC transporter permease subunit UrtB, with product MLRALLAVLLLLGLPATAHAQDLQSILQEHQAELAKPSRTKVGPALEALTASGLPSVPVFLESLRDKQVWVADDGTFYIVRKKTVLDVATAEPVPGVELASLDQIKPNGGVRKVISEALVQFQLSDPDIVRRRDALDAISRNLDPSQMEPLARSIEDEPDPALKRRKERLMNYLAARYGENDEARIEAITSLSDDLSVDGRAVLSQILATQTEIAQEVPDDANVARVLEIGSDLSREQAYAMIGEETDLPPILSASQLKSALETQVEDNKIAGVSINTLNTQAAREEAYDRLATEGALPPRATPEGIDATLASWTIYETYREENKAITDAANEAQAGVQTRVAASQTADLALDALSLASIYFLAAIGLAITFGVMGVINMAHGEFIMMGAYTGYVVQQFIPNYTVSLIVALPLAFAITFAAGVAMERLVIRWLYHRPLETLLATFGISIALQQLAKNIFGTQARPLTSPSWLDGAWQINEVIAISYIRIAIFVLALMFLGLLLFILKKTRLGLEVRAVTQNPRMAASMGINPDRIKMMTFGLGSGIAGIAGVAIGLYAKVTSEMGSDYIVQSFMTVVVGGVGNVWGTLAGAGLIGILQKGIEWFNPSNTLAAQTYMILFIILFIQFRPKGIVALKGRAAGD from the coding sequence ATGCTTCGTGCCCTCCTCGCGGTTCTCCTGTTGCTCGGACTGCCCGCAACAGCCCATGCCCAGGACCTCCAGTCGATCCTGCAGGAGCACCAGGCAGAGCTGGCCAAGCCCTCCCGCACCAAGGTCGGCCCCGCGCTCGAGGCGCTGACCGCCTCCGGGCTGCCCTCCGTTCCGGTGTTCCTCGAAAGCCTGCGGGACAAGCAGGTCTGGGTCGCCGATGACGGCACCTTCTACATCGTCCGCAAGAAGACCGTGCTGGACGTGGCCACCGCCGAACCCGTGCCCGGGGTGGAGCTTGCCTCCCTCGACCAGATCAAGCCCAACGGCGGCGTCCGCAAGGTGATCTCCGAGGCGCTGGTGCAGTTCCAGCTTTCCGATCCCGACATCGTCCGCCGCCGCGACGCGCTCGACGCCATATCGCGCAACCTCGATCCCTCGCAGATGGAGCCCCTCGCCCGGTCCATCGAGGACGAACCCGACCCCGCCCTCAAGCGCCGCAAGGAACGGCTGATGAACTACCTCGCCGCACGTTACGGCGAAAACGACGAGGCCCGGATCGAGGCCATCACATCCCTCTCCGACGACCTCTCCGTCGACGGGCGGGCCGTGCTCTCACAGATCCTCGCAACCCAGACGGAGATCGCGCAGGAGGTGCCCGACGACGCCAACGTCGCCCGCGTCCTGGAGATCGGATCGGACCTCAGCCGCGAACAGGCCTACGCCATGATCGGCGAGGAAACCGACCTGCCGCCGATCCTGAGCGCCTCGCAACTGAAGTCCGCGCTGGAAACGCAGGTCGAGGACAACAAGATCGCCGGTGTCTCGATCAACACGCTGAACACCCAGGCCGCACGCGAAGAAGCCTACGACCGGCTCGCCACCGAAGGCGCCCTGCCGCCGCGCGCCACCCCCGAGGGCATCGACGCCACGCTCGCCAGCTGGACGATCTACGAGACCTACCGCGAGGAGAACAAGGCGATCACCGACGCCGCGAACGAGGCGCAGGCCGGGGTGCAGACCCGTGTCGCCGCCAGCCAGACCGCCGACCTCGCGCTCGACGCGCTGTCCCTGGCCTCCATCTATTTCCTCGCCGCCATCGGGCTCGCCATCACCTTCGGCGTCATGGGCGTCATTAACATGGCCCATGGCGAATTCATCATGATGGGCGCCTACACCGGCTACGTGGTGCAGCAGTTCATCCCGAACTATACCGTGTCGCTCATCGTGGCCCTGCCGCTGGCCTTCGCCATCACCTTTGCCGCGGGCGTCGCCATGGAGCGGCTGGTGATCCGCTGGCTCTACCATCGCCCGCTGGAAACCCTGCTCGCGACCTTCGGGATCTCCATCGCGCTGCAGCAGCTCGCCAAGAACATCTTCGGTACACAGGCCCGCCCGCTGACCTCGCCCTCCTGGCTCGACGGCGCCTGGCAGATCAACGAGGTCATCGCGATCTCCTACATCCGCATCGCGATCTTCGTGCTGGCGCTGATGTTCCTCGGCCTGCTCCTCTTCATCCTGAAGAAGACCCGCCTCGGGCTCGAGGTCCGCGCCGTCACCCAGAACCCGCGCATGGCGGCGTCGATGGGCATCAACCCGGACCGCATCAAGATGATGACCTTCGGCCTGGGCTCCGGCATCGCGGGCATCGCCGGCGTGGCCATCGGCCTTTATGCCAAGGTGACCTCGGAAATGGGCTCCGACTACATCGTGCAGTCCTTCATGACCGTGGTCGTGGGCGGCGTCGGAAACGTCTGGGGCACGCTTGCGGGCGCCGGTCTCATCGGCATCCTCCAGAAGGGCATCGAGTGGTTCAACCCGTCCAACACGCTGGCGGCGCAAACCTACATGATCCTCTTCATCATCCTCTTCATCCAGTTCCGTCCCAAGGGCATCGTCGCACTCAAGGGCCGCGCGGCAGGAGACTGA
- a CDS encoding urease subunit beta produces MIPGELFPAEGEIVLNADRGAITIMVANTGDRPVQVGSHYHFAETNPALDFDREAARGMRLDIAAGTAVRFEPGQRRQVNLIPIGGSRHVYGFNQKVMGAL; encoded by the coding sequence ATGATCCCCGGAGAGCTGTTCCCCGCCGAGGGCGAGATCGTCCTGAACGCTGACCGCGGGGCGATCACGATCATGGTCGCGAACACCGGCGACCGGCCGGTTCAGGTGGGGTCGCACTACCATTTCGCGGAGACCAACCCGGCGCTCGACTTCGACCGGGAGGCGGCGCGGGGCATGCGGCTCGACATCGCGGCGGGGACCGCGGTGCGGTTCGAGCCGGGCCAGCGGCGGCAGGTCAACCTGATCCCCATCGGCGGGTCGCGCCACGTCTACGGATTCAACCAGAAGGTCATGGGCGCCCTCTGA
- the urtA gene encoding urea ABC transporter substrate-binding protein translates to MNRFTKLLAGAATTAIIAGTASAQDCAEPIKVGVLHSLSGTMAISETTLKDTMEMLVAAQNEKGGVLGCELEAVVVDPASDWPLFAEKARELLTVHNVDVIFGNWTSVSRKSVLPVIEELNGLLFYPVQYEGEESSKNVFYTGAAPNQQAIPAVDYFLEELGVEKFALLGTDYVYPRTTNNILESYLKDKGIAAEDIFVNYTPFGHSDWATIVSDVVALGEDGKQVGVISTINGDANIGFYKELAAAGISADDIPVVAFSVGEEELSGLDTSNLVGHLAAWNYFMSADTEANAEFIEQWHAFIGDEKRVTNDPMEAHYIGFNMWVNAVEQAGTTDVDAVREAMWGQEFPNLTGGTAVMGVNHHLSKPVLIGEIRADGQFDIISSTEPVPGDAWTDFLPESAVLESDWKELQCGMYNTETSTCVQIKSNY, encoded by the coding sequence ATGAACAGATTCACCAAACTTCTCGCCGGTGCTGCCACCACGGCGATCATTGCCGGCACCGCTTCCGCGCAGGACTGCGCAGAGCCGATCAAGGTCGGCGTCCTCCACTCGCTGTCCGGCACCATGGCCATTTCCGAGACGACCCTGAAAGACACCATGGAAATGCTGGTGGCCGCGCAGAACGAAAAGGGCGGCGTGCTGGGCTGCGAACTCGAAGCCGTCGTGGTCGACCCCGCTTCCGACTGGCCGCTCTTCGCCGAGAAGGCGCGCGAGCTGCTGACCGTTCACAATGTGGACGTGATCTTCGGCAACTGGACCTCCGTGTCGCGCAAGTCCGTGCTGCCCGTGATCGAAGAGCTGAACGGCCTGCTGTTCTACCCGGTGCAGTACGAAGGCGAAGAGAGCTCCAAGAACGTGTTCTACACCGGCGCCGCGCCGAACCAGCAGGCGATCCCGGCCGTGGACTATTTCCTCGAGGAACTGGGCGTCGAGAAATTCGCCCTGCTCGGCACCGACTACGTGTATCCGCGCACCACGAACAACATCCTCGAGTCCTACCTGAAGGACAAGGGCATCGCCGCGGAGGACATCTTCGTGAACTACACCCCCTTCGGCCACTCGGACTGGGCGACCATCGTGTCCGACGTCGTGGCGCTGGGTGAAGACGGCAAGCAGGTCGGCGTGATCTCCACGATCAACGGCGACGCCAACATCGGCTTCTACAAGGAACTGGCCGCGGCAGGCATCTCTGCCGACGACATCCCGGTCGTCGCCTTCTCCGTGGGCGAAGAGGAACTGTCGGGTCTGGATACCTCCAACCTCGTCGGCCACCTCGCCGCGTGGAACTACTTCATGTCCGCCGACACCGAGGCCAACGCCGAATTCATCGAGCAGTGGCATGCCTTCATCGGCGACGAGAAGCGCGTGACCAACGACCCGATGGAAGCCCACTACATCGGCTTCAACATGTGGGTGAACGCGGTTGAGCAGGCCGGCACCACCGATGTCGACGCCGTGCGCGAAGCGATGTGGGGCCAGGAATTCCCGAACCTGACCGGCGGCACCGCCGTGATGGGCGTGAACCACCACCTGTCCAAGCCGGTCCTGATCGGCGAGATCCGTGCAGACGGCCAGTTCGACATCATCTCCTCGACCGAGCCGGTCCCGGGCGATGCCTGGACCGACTTCCTGCCGGAATCCGCGGTGCTCGAGTCCGACTGGAAAGAGCTCCAGTGCGGCATGTACAACACCGAGACCTCCACCTGCGTGCAGATCAAGTCCAACTACTGA
- a CDS encoding peptidase M23, whose amino-acid sequence MKKVMGLAATAAMVAAPAVAHEAGAHMHPHGSEGWLAMTAAAVLVVAAIIVARWTR is encoded by the coding sequence ATGAAGAAAGTAATGGGACTGGCGGCAACGGCCGCGATGGTGGCGGCGCCCGCAGTGGCACATGAGGCCGGAGCGCACATGCACCCGCATGGGTCCGAGGGCTGGCTGGCGATGACGGCAGCAGCGGTGCTGGTGGTCGCTGCGATCATCGTGGCGCGGTGGACCAGATGA
- a CDS encoding cyclase family protein has protein sequence MCNACLIENVRKSAFSRRDFFRRSAAAGVAAVAAGAVTARPALAQSSGKVVDLTWTLTPEFPTFDGNPGIMFEPDKEYAADGYKIWKVTFYEHSGTHIDAPAHFAEGADSVDELAPESLMCPLCVVDITAKAAEDPNAMVEAEDIEAWISANGDIPEGACVAMNSGWEEKMGSDAYRTNAEGNFAFPGFAKSATDMLLDMGVASIGVDTLSLDPGNSADFAVHYSWLPAGRYGIENLKGLGQLPATGATLFVGAPKHEAGTGGPARVLAVV, from the coding sequence ATGTGCAACGCCTGCTTGATCGAGAACGTGCGGAAGTCCGCCTTTTCCCGACGCGATTTCTTTCGCCGCAGCGCCGCGGCGGGGGTGGCCGCCGTCGCCGCCGGTGCGGTGACCGCGCGGCCGGCGCTGGCGCAGTCGTCGGGGAAGGTCGTTGACCTCACCTGGACGCTGACGCCCGAGTTCCCGACTTTCGACGGCAATCCCGGCATCATGTTCGAGCCCGACAAGGAGTATGCCGCGGACGGCTACAAGATCTGGAAGGTCACCTTCTACGAGCATTCGGGCACCCACATCGACGCGCCCGCGCATTTCGCGGAAGGCGCAGATTCGGTCGACGAACTCGCGCCGGAGAGCCTGATGTGCCCGCTCTGCGTGGTCGACATCACCGCGAAGGCCGCCGAGGACCCGAACGCCATGGTCGAGGCCGAGGACATCGAGGCGTGGATCTCGGCCAACGGTGACATTCCCGAGGGCGCCTGCGTGGCGATGAACTCAGGCTGGGAAGAGAAGATGGGCAGCGACGCCTATCGCACCAACGCCGAAGGGAATTTTGCCTTCCCGGGGTTCGCGAAGTCCGCGACCGACATGCTGCTGGATATGGGCGTGGCCTCGATCGGGGTGGACACGCTGTCGCTCGACCCCGGCAACTCCGCCGACTTCGCCGTGCACTATTCCTGGCTGCCCGCCGGGCGCTACGGGATCGAGAACCTGAAAGGGCTGGGCCAGTTGCCGGCCACCGGCGCGACGCTGTTTGTCGGCGCGCCGAAGCACGAGGCGGGCACGGGCGGCCCGGCGCGCGTGCTGGCGGTCGTCTGA
- a CDS encoding antifreeze protein, with product MQSSSPLTCYLRVAERQAMLALMAAEASAVITMRTLGFMGIWSVPASENTRMVSEKQAAMVEAGHGMIRAAWRGEAPDAVYDAVVLPFDRTARENRRRLSRRGFRRP from the coding sequence GTGCAGTCCTCTTCCCCGCTCACCTGTTATCTCCGCGTCGCGGAACGTCAGGCCATGCTGGCCCTCATGGCGGCCGAGGCGTCGGCTGTCATCACCATGCGCACGCTCGGCTTCATGGGCATCTGGTCGGTGCCTGCGTCCGAGAACACGCGCATGGTCTCGGAAAAGCAGGCCGCGATGGTCGAGGCCGGGCACGGGATGATCCGGGCGGCGTGGCGGGGCGAGGCGCCGGATGCGGTCTATGACGCCGTGGTGCTGCCGTTCGACAGGACCGCCCGGGAAAACCGGCGCCGGCTGTCGCGAAGAGGATTCCGGCGGCCCTGA
- the ureC gene encoding urease subunit alpha: MPTSIKRADYAAMFGPTTGDRLRLADTDLIIEVERDLTAEAVGAAVSGASGANAAVYGEEVKFGGGKVIRDGMGQSQVTRAEGAVDTVITNALIVDWTGVYKADVGLKDGRIAAIGKAGNPDTQSGVNIIVGPGTEAIAGEGRILTAGGFDSHIHFICPQQIEDALHSGLTTMLGGGTGPAHGTLATTCTPGPWHLGRMLQAADAFPMNLAFAGKGNASLPAALIEQIKGGACALKLHEDWGTTPGAIDCCLSVADDWDVQVMIHTDTLNESGFVENTVKAMKGRTIHAFHTEGAGGGHAPDIIKICGESFVLPSSTNPTRPFTVNTIEEHLDMLMVCHHLDKSIPEDVAFAESRIRRETIAAEDILHDMGAFSIIASDSQAMGRVGEVLIRTWQTADKMKKQRGRLSEEKGDNDNFRVRRYIAKYTINPAIAHGIAHEIGSIEAGKRADLVLWNPAFFGVKPEMVLIGGTIVCAQMGDPNASIPTPQPVYSRPMFGAYGRSVENSAVTFVSEAAQSEGIGASLGLAKSTVAVRNTRGIGKADLKLNDATPKIEVNPETYEVRADGELLTCQPATELPMAQRYFLF, from the coding sequence ATGCCGACGTCCATCAAACGCGCCGACTATGCCGCCATGTTCGGCCCCACCACCGGGGACCGCCTGCGTCTGGCCGATACCGATCTGATCATCGAGGTCGAACGCGACCTGACCGCCGAAGCCGTGGGTGCCGCGGTCAGCGGTGCCAGCGGCGCCAACGCCGCAGTCTATGGTGAAGAGGTCAAGTTCGGCGGCGGCAAGGTGATCCGCGACGGCATGGGCCAGAGCCAGGTCACCCGGGCCGAGGGCGCCGTCGACACCGTCATCACCAACGCGCTGATCGTCGACTGGACCGGCGTCTACAAGGCTGACGTGGGGCTGAAGGACGGGCGCATCGCGGCCATCGGCAAGGCGGGCAACCCGGACACCCAGTCGGGCGTGAACATCATCGTCGGCCCCGGAACGGAGGCCATCGCGGGCGAAGGGCGCATCCTGACGGCGGGCGGCTTCGACAGCCACATCCACTTCATCTGCCCGCAGCAGATCGAGGACGCTCTGCATTCCGGCCTGACCACCATGCTGGGCGGCGGCACTGGCCCCGCGCATGGCACGCTTGCCACCACCTGTACGCCGGGGCCGTGGCATCTTGGCCGGATGCTGCAGGCGGCGGATGCCTTTCCGATGAACCTCGCCTTTGCGGGCAAGGGGAACGCGTCGCTGCCTGCCGCGCTGATCGAGCAGATCAAGGGCGGCGCCTGCGCTCTGAAGCTGCACGAGGACTGGGGCACCACCCCCGGCGCCATCGACTGCTGCCTTTCGGTGGCGGACGACTGGGACGTGCAGGTGATGATCCACACCGACACGCTGAACGAGAGCGGCTTTGTCGAGAACACGGTGAAGGCCATGAAGGGCCGCACCATCCACGCCTTCCATACCGAGGGCGCGGGCGGCGGGCACGCCCCCGACATCATCAAGATCTGCGGCGAGAGCTTTGTCCTGCCGTCCTCGACCAACCCGACGCGGCCTTTCACGGTGAACACCATCGAGGAACACCTCGACATGCTCATGGTCTGTCACCACCTCGACAAGTCGATCCCCGAGGACGTGGCCTTTGCCGAAAGCCGCATCCGGCGCGAGACCATCGCCGCCGAGGACATCCTGCACGACATGGGCGCGTTCTCGATCATCGCGTCCGACAGTCAGGCCATGGGCCGCGTGGGCGAGGTGCTGATCCGCACCTGGCAGACCGCTGACAAGATGAAGAAGCAGCGCGGCAGGCTGTCGGAGGAAAAGGGCGACAACGACAACTTCCGCGTCCGCCGCTACATCGCCAAGTACACGATCAACCCGGCCATCGCGCATGGCATCGCGCACGAGATCGGCTCAATCGAGGCAGGCAAGCGCGCGGACCTCGTGCTCTGGAACCCGGCGTTCTTCGGTGTGAAGCCCGAGATGGTGCTGATCGGCGGGACAATCGTCTGTGCGCAGATGGGCGATCCGAACGCGTCGATCCCGACGCCGCAGCCGGTCTATTCGCGCCCGATGTTCGGGGCCTACGGCCGCAGCGTGGAGAACTCTGCCGTGACCTTCGTGTCGGAGGCCGCGCAGTCGGAAGGGATCGGGGCGTCGCTTGGGCTCGCAAAGTCCACCGTGGCGGTGCGCAACACCCGCGGCATCGGCAAGGCCGACCTGAAGCTGAACGACGCGACCCCGAAGATCGAGGTGAACCCGGAAACCTACGAAGTGCGCGCGGACGGCGAACTGCTGACGTGCCAGCCGGCGACCGAACTGCCGATGGCACAAAGGTATTTCCTGTTCTGA
- a CDS encoding urease accessory protein UreD produces MGDLVLSAKSRSGVSAIDRLRTSGCLKTLFPRNAEAVEAILINTSGGLTGGDRLAQVAEAGAGARLTLTTQAAERAYRSASGWARVDTRLTVHAGGRIDWLPQELILFEGARLQRSLRADLHGDARLLLVEPVIFGRAAMGERLHDAALRDRIEIRRDGVPIYSDAVRLEGDLTLQMARPAVGCGAGAMACIVYVGADAEGRLAQLRSHMPATGGASLLRPDVLVARVLAEDGFTLRKTLLPALDLLSGHGLPVSWRL; encoded by the coding sequence GTGGGCGACCTCGTGCTGTCGGCCAAGTCGCGGAGCGGTGTCTCTGCCATCGACCGGCTGCGGACGTCCGGCTGCCTGAAGACGCTGTTTCCGCGCAATGCCGAGGCCGTCGAAGCCATCCTGATCAACACCTCCGGCGGGCTGACCGGCGGCGACCGCCTGGCGCAGGTCGCGGAGGCGGGCGCCGGCGCCCGTCTGACGCTGACCACCCAGGCTGCGGAGCGGGCGTATCGTTCGGCCTCCGGCTGGGCGCGGGTCGATACGCGGCTGACGGTGCATGCGGGGGGCCGCATCGACTGGCTGCCGCAGGAACTGATCCTCTTCGAAGGCGCCCGGCTGCAGCGCAGCCTGCGCGCCGACCTGCATGGCGACGCCCGCCTGTTACTGGTGGAGCCGGTGATTTTCGGGCGCGCGGCCATGGGCGAACGGCTGCACGACGCAGCCCTGCGCGACCGGATCGAGATCCGCCGCGACGGCGTACCGATCTATTCCGATGCGGTGCGGCTTGAAGGCGACCTGACCCTGCAGATGGCGCGGCCCGCGGTGGGCTGCGGCGCCGGTGCCATGGCCTGCATTGTATACGTCGGTGCGGATGCGGAGGGGCGGCTGGCCCAGCTCCGGTCGCATATGCCCGCCACCGGCGGCGCTTCCCTCCTGCGCCCCGACGTGCTTGTGGCGCGCGTGCTGGCCGAGGACGGCTTCACGCTGCGCAAGACCCTTCTGCCCGCGCTGGACCTGCTGTCCGGCCACGGGCTGCCCGTATCATGGAGACTTTGA
- the urtD gene encoding urea ABC transporter ATP-binding protein UrtD, with amino-acid sequence MSTLLEMSGVSVSFDGFKAINNLSFQIGEPEMRAIIGPNGAGKTTFMDIITGKTKPDEGRVIWGDKNISLLGMSESQIAREGVGRKFQKPTVFEAQTVRENLAMALKNPRGPFDVLFYKKTRQGAERIEEIAERTGLSDSLNRIAGELSHGQKQWLEIGMLLAQEPRLLLVDEPAAGMTPAEREKTTEMLVEAAKTRAVVVVEHDMEFIRRLGCKVTVLCEGSVLAEGSIDHVTSDPQVIEVYLGR; translated from the coding sequence ATGAGCACCCTTCTCGAAATGTCCGGCGTCTCCGTCTCCTTCGACGGGTTCAAGGCGATCAACAACCTGTCCTTCCAGATCGGCGAACCGGAGATGCGGGCCATCATCGGGCCGAACGGCGCGGGCAAGACCACCTTCATGGACATCATCACCGGCAAGACCAAGCCCGACGAGGGCCGGGTGATCTGGGGCGACAAGAACATCTCCCTGCTCGGCATGTCCGAAAGCCAGATCGCCCGCGAAGGCGTGGGCCGCAAGTTCCAGAAACCCACCGTCTTCGAGGCCCAGACCGTGCGCGAGAACCTCGCCATGGCGCTGAAGAACCCGCGCGGCCCCTTCGACGTGCTGTTCTACAAGAAGACCAGGCAGGGCGCCGAGCGGATCGAGGAGATCGCCGAACGCACCGGGCTGTCGGACAGCCTGAACCGCATCGCGGGCGAGCTGTCGCACGGCCAGAAGCAATGGCTGGAGATCGGCATGCTGCTGGCCCAGGAACCGCGCCTGCTGCTGGTCGACGAACCCGCCGCCGGCATGACCCCGGCAGAGCGCGAGAAGACCACCGAGATGCTGGTCGAGGCCGCCAAGACCCGCGCCGTTGTCGTCGTCGAGCACGACATGGAGTTCATCCGCCGCCTTGGCTGCAAGGTCACCGTGCTGTGCGAAGGGTCGGTGCTGGCCGAAGGCTCCATCGACCACGTGACCTCCGACCCGCAGGTCATCGAAGTCTACCTCGGACGCTGA
- a CDS encoding carboxymuconolactone decarboxylase family protein yields the protein MAVVPLLSDEDLSETARAVFDDIRRVRGTDFVNNFWRALANDPPLLQATWERLKVVMAPGALDPLTKEMIYVAVSAANGCEYCCHSHSAAAKAKGMTEEMHGELLAVIGMAMQTNGIVNALQVPVDEAFKA from the coding sequence ATGGCGGTTGTCCCCCTCCTGTCCGACGAGGACCTGTCGGAGACGGCCCGCGCCGTCTTCGACGACATCCGCCGCGTGCGGGGGACCGACTTCGTCAACAATTTCTGGCGCGCGCTGGCCAACGATCCGCCGCTTTTGCAGGCGACCTGGGAGCGGCTGAAGGTTGTGATGGCGCCCGGGGCACTCGACCCGCTGACGAAGGAGATGATCTATGTCGCCGTCTCGGCTGCGAACGGTTGCGAATACTGCTGCCATTCGCACAGCGCTGCCGCCAAAGCGAAGGGCATGACCGAAGAGATGCATGGCGAGCTTCTGGCGGTGATCGGAATGGCCATGCAGACGAACGGGATCGTCAACGCGTTGCAGGTCCCGGTCGACGAGGCGTTCAAGGCATGA
- a CDS encoding urease subunit gamma → MQLTPREKDKLLVAMAAEVARKRLARGVKLNHPEAIALITDAVVEGARDGRSVADLMQAGAEVVSREQCMEGIAEMIPEVQVEATFPDGTKLVTVHNPIR, encoded by the coding sequence ATGCAACTGACCCCCCGCGAAAAGGACAAGCTTCTGGTGGCCATGGCCGCCGAGGTGGCACGCAAGCGGCTGGCCCGCGGTGTGAAGCTGAACCACCCGGAGGCCATCGCGCTGATCACCGACGCGGTCGTCGAAGGCGCGCGCGACGGCCGGTCCGTGGCCGACCTGATGCAGGCCGGGGCAGAGGTCGTCAGCCGCGAGCAGTGCATGGAAGGCATCGCCGAGATGATCCCCGAGGTGCAGGTCGAGGCGACCTTTCCCGACGGGACCAAGCTGGTGACAGTGCACAACCCGATCCGCTGA
- a CDS encoding urease accessory protein UreE, with translation MNDIPVAQILKRGEGAGAPETVVLDYDGRFLRRKRLVAESGLAFVVDLEKTTSLDDGDALELGDGRLVAVKAAAEEVLEIRGRLARLAWHIGNRHTPCQILDDHLVIQRDPVIRHMLEHVGAEVREAVRPFTPEGGAYGHGRTHSHEHGHTAHAH, from the coding sequence ATGAACGATATCCCCGTGGCACAGATCCTGAAACGCGGCGAGGGCGCAGGCGCCCCCGAGACCGTGGTTCTGGATTATGACGGCCGCTTTCTGCGGCGCAAACGGCTGGTGGCCGAGAGCGGACTGGCCTTTGTGGTCGACCTGGAAAAGACCACCTCGCTCGACGATGGCGATGCGCTGGAGCTGGGCGACGGACGGCTTGTGGCGGTGAAGGCCGCGGCCGAGGAGGTGCTGGAAATCCGCGGTCGGCTGGCGCGTCTGGCCTGGCACATCGGCAACCGCCACACGCCCTGCCAGATCCTCGATGACCATCTTGTGATCCAGCGTGATCCGGTGATCCGCCACATGCTCGAACACGTGGGCGCCGAAGTGCGCGAAGCCGTGCGGCCGTTTACCCCCGAGGGCGGCGCCTACGGGCATGGCCGCACCCACAGCCATGAACACGGCCATACCGCCCATGCACATTGA
- the urtC gene encoding urea ABC transporter permease subunit UrtC produces the protein MTKARPTHRSFFAQNPSILWFIAILGLFTLVVTVTSEAFGTGLISTSFVKTLGKTLCLCLIAIAMDVVWGYCGILSLGHFAFFGIGGYAIGMWLMYARTETIVARSMSNQVIPPTGQEISDAIASQIFGVVGASEFPPIWAFAHSLPLQLLMVIVVPGLLALVFGWLAFRSRVTGVYLSILTQAMTLALSLYLFQNDSGLRGNNGLSGLQNIPGATDVPQSVISVYFLWASALALGLGYVLFAFVTSGKMGSVIRAIRDDERRVRFLGYHVESYKLFVFTLTAVVSGIAGALYYPQAGIVNPAEIAPIASIYLAVWVAIGGRGRLYGAVLGTVFVTLLSSWFTGGGAPDINLGFYTVKWTDWWLVLLGFSFVAVTLFAPQGLGGLVDKIVRKS, from the coding sequence ATGACCAAAGCCCGACCGACACACCGCAGCTTCTTCGCTCAGAACCCCTCGATCCTCTGGTTCATCGCCATCCTCGGGCTGTTCACCCTCGTCGTGACGGTGACCTCCGAGGCCTTCGGCACCGGCCTGATCTCCACCTCCTTCGTGAAGACGCTGGGCAAGACGCTCTGCCTCTGCCTGATCGCCATCGCCATGGACGTGGTCTGGGGCTACTGCGGCATCCTCTCGCTCGGACACTTCGCCTTCTTCGGAATCGGTGGCTACGCCATCGGCATGTGGCTGATGTACGCCCGGACCGAAACCATCGTCGCCCGCTCCATGTCGAACCAGGTCATCCCGCCCACCGGGCAGGAGATCTCGGACGCCATCGCCTCGCAGATCTTCGGCGTCGTCGGCGCGTCGGAATTCCCGCCGATCTGGGCCTTCGCGCATTCGCTGCCGCTGCAGCTCCTGATGGTCATCGTCGTGCCCGGCCTCCTGGCGCTGGTCTTCGGCTGGTTGGCCTTCCGGTCGCGCGTCACCGGCGTCTACCTGTCGATCCTGACCCAGGCGATGACGCTGGCGCTGTCGCTCTACCTCTTCCAGAACGACAGCGGCCTGCGCGGCAACAACGGCCTGTCGGGCCTGCAGAACATCCCCGGCGCGACGGACGTGCCGCAAAGCGTCATCTCCGTTTACTTCCTCTGGGCCTCCGCGCTGGCGCTGGGTCTGGGCTACGTGCTCTTCGCCTTCGTGACCTCGGGCAAGATGGGCTCCGTCATCCGCGCCATCCGCGACGACGAGCGGCGGGTACGGTTCCTCGGCTACCACGTGGAAAGCTACAAGCTCTTCGTCTTCACCCTGACTGCCGTGGTCTCGGGCATCGCGGGCGCCCTCTACTATCCGCAGGCGGGCATCGTGAACCCGGCCGAGATCGCCCCCATCGCGTCGATCTACCTTGCCGTCTGGGTGGCCATCGGCGGGCGCGGCCGGCTCTACGGTGCCGTGCTGGGTACCGTCTTCGTCACGCTCCTGTCGAGCTGGTTCACCGGCGGCGGCGCGCCCGACATCAACCTCGGGTTCTACACCGTCAAGTGGACCGACTGGTGGCTGGTGCTGCTCGGCTTCTCCTTCGTGGCCGTGACCCTTTTCGCCCCGCAGGGCCTTGGCGGGCTGGTCGACAAGATCGTGAGGAAATCATGA